One window of Hydractinia symbiolongicarpus strain clone_291-10 chromosome 3, HSymV2.1, whole genome shotgun sequence genomic DNA carries:
- the LOC130635897 gene encoding tubulin-specific chaperone cofactor E-like protein produces the protein MEEERYFSFCDALRNKYCPDNLDDHFENIEISVKRREAILKQQNHQKRVLLSLDGCHIRCAGKPNEILETCPLIQELDLSSNLISRWGDVFQVLQQLSHLSFLNLSHNPLEPHLSLGDVSNLPNLQKLIVNNVKLEYNTVCKLLALFPSINELHLSLNDFQDVPDISEHHDNVTSLYFVKNGISTWSEVEKLGAHFPNLKCLIVAENPITKIPVNSNVSKYFPQLEKLSINNTLISDWESLDQLERFPSLHDVRFRELPLWEEHEDENERRKLITARLPKIKILNGSKVDESQRENAERFFIRFYKNRENKPKRYEELVSVHGELADLVDIDFTKREYARVTLTGDIKQNIPMRLDITQTTEEFKMYIADQFGLSLSKFRLLVRHESTGYVTEMRIKSARLERYGIIDGDEIKIEINGR, from the exons ATGGAAGAGGAAAGGTATTTTTCATTTTGTGATGCCTTAAGAAATAAGTATTGCCCTGACAATTTAGACGACCACTtcgaaaatattgaaatatcagtGAAACGAAGAG AGGCAATCTTAAAACAACAGAATCACCAGAAAAGAGTTCTACTTTCATTGGATGGTTGTCACATACGTTGTGCTGGAAAACCAAATGAAATTTTAGAAACTTGTCCTTTAATTCAGGAACTGGATTTATCAAGTAACCTAATATCACGGTGGGGAGAT gttttccaAGTGTTGCAACAACTATCTCACTTATCCTTCTTAAACTTGAGTCATAACCCACTAGAACCTCACCTTTCGCTTGGTGACGTCAGTAACTTGCCCAATTTGCAGAAATTGATTGTTAATAATGTCAAGCTTGAATATAACACGGTTTGTAAACTGTTGGCACTGTTTCCGAG CATCAACGAACTTCATCTCAGTTTAAACGACTTCCAGGATGTTCCCGACATTAGCGAACATCACGACAACGTCACGTCTTTGTACTTTGTGAAAAATGGAATATCGACCTGGAGTGAAGTAGAAAAGCTTGGTGCACATTTCCCTAATTTAAAGTGTTTAATAGTGGCGGAGAATCCAATCACCAAAATCCCAGTTAATAGCAATGTATCGAAGTATTTTCCTCAGTTAGAGAAATTAAGTATTAATAATACGCTTATATCAGACTGGGAATCGCTGGATCAGTTAGAAAGGTTTCCTTCTTTGCACGATGTTCGATTTCGCGAGCTGCCATTATGGGAGGAACACGAAGACGAAAATGAAAGACGAAAATTGATTACGGCTCGATTACccaaaatcaaaatattaaacGGCAGCAAAGTAGACGAAAGTCAACGCGAAAATGCtgaacgcttttttataagattttacaaaaatagagaaaataaaCCGAAACGTTATGAAGAACTTGTTAGTGTGCACGGGGAATTAGCCGATTTAGTCGATATTGACTTTACAAAGCGCGAATACGCCCGTGTTACACTGACAGGTGATATAAAACAGAATATTCCTATGAGATTAGATATAACGCAAACAACGGAAGAATTTAAGATGTATATAGCGGACCAATTTGGATTATCTTTATCAAAATTTCGCTTGCTAGTCCGTCACGAGAGTACTGGTTATGTGACGGAGATGAGAATTAAAAGCGCCAGATTAGAAAGATATGGCATAATTGATGGAgatgaaattaaaattgaaattaatgGAAGATAG